In Prunus dulcis chromosome 1, ALMONDv2, whole genome shotgun sequence, the following are encoded in one genomic region:
- the LOC117616332 gene encoding tubulin gamma-1 chain isoform X3, translating to MPREIITLQVGQCGNQIGMEFWKQLCLEHGISKEGILEDFATQGGDRKDVFFYQADDQHYIPRALLIDLEPRVINGIQNSEYRNLYNHENIFVSDHGGGAGNNWASGYDQGKGVEEAIMDMIDREADGSDSLEGFVLCHSIAGGTGSGMGSYLLETLNDRYSKKLVQTYSVFPNQMETSDVVVQPYNSLLTLKRLTLNADCVVVLDNTALNRIAVERLHLTNPTFAQTNSLVSTVMSASTTTLRYPGYMNNDLVGLLASLIPTPRCHFLMTGYTPLTVERQANVIRKTTVLDVMRRLLQTKNIMVSSYARTKEASQAKYISILNIIQGEVDPTQVHESLQRIRERKLVNFIEWGPASIQVALSRKSPYVQTAHRVSGLMLASHTSIRHLFSKCLSQYLMLRKKQAFLDNYRKFPMFAIPCS from the exons ATGCCGAGAGAGATCATCACATTGCAGGTCGGACAATGCGGGAATCAGATCGGCATGGAGTTCTGGAAACAACTCTGCCTCGAGCATGGAATCAGCAAAGAAGGAATTCTCGAGGACTTTGCCACTCAG GGTGGAGATCGGAAAGATGTGTTTTTCTATCAAGCTGATGATCAGCACTACATACCGCGAGCTTTGCTGATTGACCTGGAGCCAAGAGTAATTAATGGTATTCAAAACAGTGAATATCGAAATCTCTACAATCATGAAAACATCTTTGTTTCAGATCATGGAGGTGGCGCAGGAAATAATTGGGCCAGTGGATATGATCAG GGAAAGGGTGTTGAAGAGGCTATAATGGACATGATTGATAGAGAAGCTGATGGGAGTGATAGTCTTGAAGGATTTGTTCTGTGCCATTCAATTGCTGGAGGAACAGGCtcag GCATGGGTTCCTATCTATTGGAGACTTTGAATGATCGATACAGCAAAAAACTGGTTCAGACATACAGTGTATTTCCTAACCAGATGGAAACAAGTGATGTGGTGGTCCAGCCCTATAACTCACTTTTGACGCTTAAACGTCTAACGCTTAATGCTGATTGTGTTGTGGTCCTTGATAACACTGCATTGAATAGAATTGCTGTTGAGCGCCTTCATTTAACAAATCCAACCTTTGCTCAAACAAATTCTTTGGTTTCTACTGTAATGTCTGCCAGCACAACCACTCTGAGATATCCAGGATACATGAACAATGACTTGGTTGGTCTTCTTGCATCTTTAATTCCAACACCAAGATGCCATTTTCTAATGACAGGGTATACACCTCTCACAGTTGAGCGCCAG GCTAATGTAATACGGAAAACCACTGTACttgatgttatgagaagactTCTGCAG acaaaaaatataatggTTTCCTCATATGCTCGAACAAAGGAAGCTAGTCAAGCGAAGTACATATCAATATTAAACATCATTCAAGGAGAAGTTGACCCTACTCAG GTTCATGAAAGTTTGCAGAGGATACGTGAAAGAAAGCTTGTTAACTTTATTGAATGGGGCCCTGCAAGCATTCAG GTTGCTTTGTCTAGAAAGTCTCCATATGTGCAAACGGCCCATAGG GTCAGTGGTCTTATGCTGGCAAGCCATACAAGTATTCGTCACCTTTTCAGTAAGTGTTTGAGCCAGTATTTGATGCTAAGAAAGAAGCAAGCCTTTCTTGACAACTATCGGAAGTTCCCAATGTTTGCA ATTCCATGTAGTTAA
- the LOC117616332 gene encoding tubulin gamma-1 chain isoform X1: protein MPREIITLQVGQCGNQIGMEFWKQLCLEHGISKEGILEDFATQGGDRKDVFFYQADDQHYIPRALLIDLEPRVINGIQNSEYRNLYNHENIFVSDHGGGAGNNWASGYDQGKGVEEAIMDMIDREADGSDSLEGFVLCHSIAGGTGSGMGSYLLETLNDRYSKKLVQTYSVFPNQMETSDVVVQPYNSLLTLKRLTLNADCVVVLDNTALNRIAVERLHLTNPTFAQTNSLVSTVMSASTTTLRYPGYMNNDLVGLLASLIPTPRCHFLMTGYTPLTVERQANVIRKTTVLDVMRRLLQTKNIMVSSYARTKEASQAKYISILNIIQGEVDPTQVHESLQRIRERKLVNFIEWGPASIQVALSRKSPYVQTAHRVSGLMLASHTSIRHLFSKCLSQYLMLRKKQAFLDNYRKFPMFAENDLSEFDESREILQSLVEEYKACESPDYIKWGMEDPDQILTGEGNAAGTVDPKLAV from the exons ATGCCGAGAGAGATCATCACATTGCAGGTCGGACAATGCGGGAATCAGATCGGCATGGAGTTCTGGAAACAACTCTGCCTCGAGCATGGAATCAGCAAAGAAGGAATTCTCGAGGACTTTGCCACTCAG GGTGGAGATCGGAAAGATGTGTTTTTCTATCAAGCTGATGATCAGCACTACATACCGCGAGCTTTGCTGATTGACCTGGAGCCAAGAGTAATTAATGGTATTCAAAACAGTGAATATCGAAATCTCTACAATCATGAAAACATCTTTGTTTCAGATCATGGAGGTGGCGCAGGAAATAATTGGGCCAGTGGATATGATCAG GGAAAGGGTGTTGAAGAGGCTATAATGGACATGATTGATAGAGAAGCTGATGGGAGTGATAGTCTTGAAGGATTTGTTCTGTGCCATTCAATTGCTGGAGGAACAGGCtcag GCATGGGTTCCTATCTATTGGAGACTTTGAATGATCGATACAGCAAAAAACTGGTTCAGACATACAGTGTATTTCCTAACCAGATGGAAACAAGTGATGTGGTGGTCCAGCCCTATAACTCACTTTTGACGCTTAAACGTCTAACGCTTAATGCTGATTGTGTTGTGGTCCTTGATAACACTGCATTGAATAGAATTGCTGTTGAGCGCCTTCATTTAACAAATCCAACCTTTGCTCAAACAAATTCTTTGGTTTCTACTGTAATGTCTGCCAGCACAACCACTCTGAGATATCCAGGATACATGAACAATGACTTGGTTGGTCTTCTTGCATCTTTAATTCCAACACCAAGATGCCATTTTCTAATGACAGGGTATACACCTCTCACAGTTGAGCGCCAG GCTAATGTAATACGGAAAACCACTGTACttgatgttatgagaagactTCTGCAG acaaaaaatataatggTTTCCTCATATGCTCGAACAAAGGAAGCTAGTCAAGCGAAGTACATATCAATATTAAACATCATTCAAGGAGAAGTTGACCCTACTCAG GTTCATGAAAGTTTGCAGAGGATACGTGAAAGAAAGCTTGTTAACTTTATTGAATGGGGCCCTGCAAGCATTCAG GTTGCTTTGTCTAGAAAGTCTCCATATGTGCAAACGGCCCATAGG GTCAGTGGTCTTATGCTGGCAAGCCATACAAGTATTCGTCACCTTTTCAGTAAGTGTTTGAGCCAGTATTTGATGCTAAGAAAGAAGCAAGCCTTTCTTGACAACTATCGGAAGTTCCCAATGTTTGCA GAGAATGACCTTTCAGAATTTGACGAATCAAGAGAGATACTTCAGAGTTTGGTTGAGGAATATAAGGCCTGTGAGTCCCCAGATTACATCAAATGGGGAATGGAG GATCCAGACCAAATTCTTACAGGAGAAGGCAATGCAGCAGGAACAGTGGATCCAAAATTGGCAGTATGA
- the LOC117616332 gene encoding tubulin gamma-1 chain isoform X2 has product MCNYLLIEILQGGDRKDVFFYQADDQHYIPRALLIDLEPRVINGIQNSEYRNLYNHENIFVSDHGGGAGNNWASGYDQGKGVEEAIMDMIDREADGSDSLEGFVLCHSIAGGTGSGMGSYLLETLNDRYSKKLVQTYSVFPNQMETSDVVVQPYNSLLTLKRLTLNADCVVVLDNTALNRIAVERLHLTNPTFAQTNSLVSTVMSASTTTLRYPGYMNNDLVGLLASLIPTPRCHFLMTGYTPLTVERQANVIRKTTVLDVMRRLLQTKNIMVSSYARTKEASQAKYISILNIIQGEVDPTQVHESLQRIRERKLVNFIEWGPASIQVALSRKSPYVQTAHRVSGLMLASHTSIRHLFSKCLSQYLMLRKKQAFLDNYRKFPMFAENDLSEFDESREILQSLVEEYKACESPDYIKWGMEDPDQILTGEGNAAGTVDPKLAV; this is encoded by the exons ATGTGTAATTATCTTTTGATTGAAATACTGCAGGGTGGAGATCGGAAAGATGTGTTTTTCTATCAAGCTGATGATCAGCACTACATACCGCGAGCTTTGCTGATTGACCTGGAGCCAAGAGTAATTAATGGTATTCAAAACAGTGAATATCGAAATCTCTACAATCATGAAAACATCTTTGTTTCAGATCATGGAGGTGGCGCAGGAAATAATTGGGCCAGTGGATATGATCAG GGAAAGGGTGTTGAAGAGGCTATAATGGACATGATTGATAGAGAAGCTGATGGGAGTGATAGTCTTGAAGGATTTGTTCTGTGCCATTCAATTGCTGGAGGAACAGGCtcag GCATGGGTTCCTATCTATTGGAGACTTTGAATGATCGATACAGCAAAAAACTGGTTCAGACATACAGTGTATTTCCTAACCAGATGGAAACAAGTGATGTGGTGGTCCAGCCCTATAACTCACTTTTGACGCTTAAACGTCTAACGCTTAATGCTGATTGTGTTGTGGTCCTTGATAACACTGCATTGAATAGAATTGCTGTTGAGCGCCTTCATTTAACAAATCCAACCTTTGCTCAAACAAATTCTTTGGTTTCTACTGTAATGTCTGCCAGCACAACCACTCTGAGATATCCAGGATACATGAACAATGACTTGGTTGGTCTTCTTGCATCTTTAATTCCAACACCAAGATGCCATTTTCTAATGACAGGGTATACACCTCTCACAGTTGAGCGCCAG GCTAATGTAATACGGAAAACCACTGTACttgatgttatgagaagactTCTGCAG acaaaaaatataatggTTTCCTCATATGCTCGAACAAAGGAAGCTAGTCAAGCGAAGTACATATCAATATTAAACATCATTCAAGGAGAAGTTGACCCTACTCAG GTTCATGAAAGTTTGCAGAGGATACGTGAAAGAAAGCTTGTTAACTTTATTGAATGGGGCCCTGCAAGCATTCAG GTTGCTTTGTCTAGAAAGTCTCCATATGTGCAAACGGCCCATAGG GTCAGTGGTCTTATGCTGGCAAGCCATACAAGTATTCGTCACCTTTTCAGTAAGTGTTTGAGCCAGTATTTGATGCTAAGAAAGAAGCAAGCCTTTCTTGACAACTATCGGAAGTTCCCAATGTTTGCA GAGAATGACCTTTCAGAATTTGACGAATCAAGAGAGATACTTCAGAGTTTGGTTGAGGAATATAAGGCCTGTGAGTCCCCAGATTACATCAAATGGGGAATGGAG GATCCAGACCAAATTCTTACAGGAGAAGGCAATGCAGCAGGAACAGTGGATCCAAAATTGGCAGTATGA
- the LOC117614706 gene encoding beta-xylosidase/alpha-L-arabinofuranosidase 2-like, protein MASSAQNRAPNLSVFSVFLCSFMFQHLFLSPNANRAFAQSSPVFACNVGSNASVSSFGFCDTSLAIDLRVADLVKRLTLQEKIGFLVNSAGSVSRLGIPKYEWWSEALHGVSNVGPGTKFTNVVPGATSFPQVILTAASFNASLFEAIGRVVSTEARAMYNVGLAGLTYWSPNINIFRDPRWGRGQETPGEDPLLSSKYGSGYVRGLQQTDGGDKNKLKVAACCKHYTAYDLDNWKGVDRYHFNAVVTKQDLDDTFQPPFKSCVIDGNVASVMCSYNQVNGIPTCADPDLLAGVIRGEWKLNGYIVTDCDSLDVYYNNQHYTKTPEEAAAKALLAGVDLNCGPFLGKYTEGAVKGGLVNEAAIDKAISNNFATLMRLGFFDGDPSKLPYGKLGPKDVCTPENQELARETARQGIVLLKNSPGSLPLSPTAIKSLAVIGPNAAVTKTMIGNYEGIPCKYTTPLQGLSASVATTYIPGCANVACGTAQVDDAKKAAASADATVLVVGADQSIEAESRDRIDLHLPGQQTLLVTEVAKASKGPVILVIMSGGGFDISFAKNDSKITSILWVGYPGEAGGAAIADVIFGHYNPSGRLPMTWYPQSYVDKVPMTNMNMRPDASNGYPGRTYRFYIGETVYSFGDGLGYSAFNHKLVRAPKLVSIPLEEGHVCRSSSCKSLDVVQERCENLAFDIHLGVKNTGSMSGGHTVLLFSSPPSVHNSPQKHLLGFEKVFLSAQREELVKFKVDVCKHLSVVDELGNRKVALGQHVLHVGSLKHSFSVGI, encoded by the exons ATGGCCTCCTCTGCTCAAAACAGAGCACCCAatctctctgttttctctgttttcctCTGCTCCTTTATGTTCCAACACTTATTCTTGTCACCAAATGCGAACCGGGCTTTTGCCCAATCCTCACCGGTTTTCGCCTGCAATGTTGGTAGCAATGCGAGCGTGTCAAGCTTCGGGTTCTGCGACACGTCATTAGCGATCGATTTGAGGGTAGCAGACCTGGTGAAGAGGCTGACATTGCAAGAGAAAATTGGGTTCTTGGTGAACAGTGCAGGGAGCGTGAGCAGGCTTGGGATACCAAAGTATGAGTGGTGGTCTGAGGCTTTACATGGAGTGTCCAACGTTGGCCCCGGGACCAAGTTTACGAATGTGGTTCCGGGAGCTACCAGCTTCCCTCAGGTCATTTTGACTGCCGCTTCTTTCAATGCCTCTCTGTTTGAAGCCATTGGAAGG GTGGTCTCAACCGAGGCCAGAGCAATGTACAATGTGGGATTGGCAGGATTGACTTATTGGTCTCCAAACATTAACATATTTAGGGACCCCAGATGGGGGAGAGGCCAGGAGACTCCGGGAGAAGACCCGTTGCTGTCAAGCAAATACGGGTCGGGCTATGTTAGAGGCCTTCAGCAGACAGATGGTGGTGACAAAAATAAGCTCAAGGTTGCTGCATGTTGCAAACATTATACAGCTTATGATTTGGACAATTGGAAAGGGGTTGACAGATACCACTTTAATGCAGTG GTAACAAAGCAAGATTTGGATGACACGTTTCAACCACCATTCAAAAGCTGTGTTATAGATGGGAATGTTGCTAGTGTCATGTGTTCTTACAACCAGGTTAATGGGATACCAACCTGTGCAGATCCAGACCTTCTTGCCGGAGTCATCCGTGGCGAATGGAAGTTAAATGG ATACATAGTTACTGATTGTGATTCATTAGATGTATACTACAATAATCAACACTACACCAAGACACCAGAGGAAGCTGCAGCTAAGGCTTTATTGGCAG GGGTGGATCTCAACTGTGGACCTTTCCTTGGAAAATATACGGAAGGTGCAGTGAAAGGAGGACTTGTTAATGAGGCGGCCATTGACAAGGCCATCTCAAACAATTTTGCCACATTGATGCGTCTAGGCTTCTTTGACGGTGATCCAAGCAAGCTACCCTACGGAAAGCTTGGTCCAAAGGATGTTTGTACCCCAGAGAACCAGGAGCTAGCCCGTGAGACCGCGAGGCAAGGGATAGTATTGCTCAAGAACAGTCCAGGATCACTGCCTCTGTCTCCCACGGCCATCAAATCCTTGGCAGTCATTGGTCCCAATGCCGCTGTCACAAAGACAATGATCGGCAATTATGAAG GCATTCCATGCAAGTATACGACTCCTTTGCAAGGCCTAAGTGCCTCAGTTGCAACAACTTATATCCCTGGCTGCGCCAATGTGGCTTGTGGTACTGCCCAGGTAGATGATGCTAAGAAGGCAGCAGCCTCAGCCGATGCAACTGTGCTTGTAGTGGGTGCAGATCAATCAATAGAGGCAGAGAGTCGCGACAGGATTGACCTTCATCTTCCAGGACAGCAAACACTTCTAGTAACAGAAGTTGCAAAGGCATCCAAAGGCCCTGTAATCCTTGTCATAATGTCTGGAGGAGGGTTCGACATTTCATTCGCTAAAAATGATAGTAAAATTACAAGCATCCTATGGGTTGGTTACCCCGGAGAAGCTGGTGGAGCTGCCATAGCTGATGTCATTTTTGGTCATTATAATCCAA GTGGAAGACTACCTATGACATGGTATCCACAATCTTATGTAGACAAGGTACCAATGACAAACATGAACATGAGACCGGATGCTTCGAATGGTTACCCTGGCCGGACTTACAGATTCTACATTGGAGAAACCGTTTATTCGTTTGGAGATGGACTAGGCTACTCTGCTTTCAATCACAAACTAGTTCGAGCGCCAAAGCTCGTATCAATTCCCTTAGAGGAGGGTCATGTATGTCGCTCATCAAGTTGCAAATCACTTGATGTTGTCCAAGAAAGATGTGAAAATCTAGCTTTCGACATCCATTTGGGGGTGAAGAACACGGGAAGCATGAGTGGAGGCCATACCGTTTTGTTGTTTTCGAGTCCTCCATCAGTGCACAACTCACCTCAGAAGCACCTGTTGGGATTTGAGAAGGTGTTCCTGAGTGCTCAGAGAGAAGAATTGGTTAAGTTTAAGGTGGATGTTTGCAAGCATTTGAGTGTGGTTGATGAGCTTGGAAATAGGAAAGTTGCCTTGGGACAGCATGTCCTTCATGTTGGAAGCTTGAAACACTCATTCAGCGTGGGGATTTGA